In Betaproteobacteria bacterium, one genomic interval encodes:
- the gabD gene encoding NADP-dependent succinate-semialdehyde dehydrogenase, which produces MNAPNELTIPPLKDPSLFRTQSYIDGEWVEADSGMRFDVDNPADGRVVGSVPDCGGVETRRAIDAANVALPAWRAMTAKQRSGLLRRWFDLMLLNADDLALILTTEQGKPLTEAKGEVLYGASFVEWFAEEGKRIYGDVIPPHMADKRLIVIKQPIGVTAAITPWNFPNAMITRKAGPALAAGCTMVLKPAEQTPFSALAMAELAHRAGIPKGVLNVVTGSAQSASVIGKELCANPIVRKISFTGSTEVGRILMRQSADTIKKLSLELGGNAPFLVFDDADLDAAADALMLCKFRNAGQTCVTANRIYVQAGVYDAFAQKIGARLSGLKVGRGTDTGVNVGPLIDEQGLFKVESHVSDAIAKGAKVLFGGKRHMLGGRFFEPTLLTDVPMTAMVSKEETFGPIAPLIKFNTEAEAIALANDSEFGLASYFFARDVGRVFRVAEALESGMVGINTGILSNEVAPFGGVKQSGLGREGSKYGIEDYLEIKYLCLNV; this is translated from the coding sequence ATGAATGCCCCCAACGAACTGACTATTCCCCCGCTGAAAGACCCCTCCCTGTTTCGCACCCAAAGCTACATCGACGGCGAATGGGTCGAGGCCGATTCGGGGATGCGTTTTGATGTGGATAATCCCGCCGATGGCCGCGTGGTTGGCAGCGTGCCGGATTGTGGGGGCGTGGAAACGCGGCGCGCGATAGACGCTGCCAATGTCGCACTGCCCGCCTGGCGCGCCATGACCGCGAAGCAGCGCTCCGGTCTGCTGCGTCGCTGGTTTGATTTGATGCTGCTGAACGCCGATGACCTTGCGCTCATCCTGACCACTGAACAGGGCAAACCGCTGACGGAGGCCAAGGGCGAGGTCCTGTACGGCGCATCTTTCGTCGAATGGTTCGCCGAGGAAGGCAAACGCATCTACGGCGATGTGATCCCTCCGCACATGGCCGACAAGCGCCTGATCGTCATCAAGCAGCCGATCGGCGTCACCGCCGCGATCACGCCATGGAATTTCCCCAATGCGATGATCACGCGCAAGGCTGGCCCCGCGCTCGCAGCCGGCTGCACGATGGTGCTGAAACCCGCCGAGCAGACACCTTTCTCCGCTCTCGCCATGGCGGAGCTCGCCCACCGCGCAGGAATTCCCAAAGGCGTGCTGAACGTGGTCACCGGTTCCGCGCAATCCGCGTCCGTCATCGGCAAGGAGTTGTGCGCAAACCCCATCGTGCGCAAGATTTCGTTTACCGGTTCAACGGAAGTCGGTCGCATCCTGATGCGCCAGAGTGCGGACACCATCAAAAAGCTCTCGCTCGAACTCGGCGGCAATGCGCCGTTTCTCGTGTTCGACGATGCCGATCTCGATGCCGCGGCGGATGCGCTCATGCTGTGCAAATTCCGCAACGCGGGGCAGACCTGCGTGACCGCCAATCGCATCTACGTGCAGGCCGGCGTGTACGACGCATTCGCGCAAAAAATTGGCGCCCGCCTGTCGGGCCTGAAGGTCGGGCGGGGTACTGACACCGGCGTGAACGTCGGCCCGCTGATCGACGAGCAGGGACTATTCAAGGTCGAATCGCATGTGAGTGATGCCATCGCGAAAGGCGCGAAGGTTTTGTTCGGCGGCAAGCGTCACATGCTGGGTGGCCGCTTTTTCGAGCCGACCTTGTTGACCGATGTGCCGATGACCGCGATGGTATCGAAGGAGGAAACCTTTGGACCCATCGCGCCGCTCATCAAGTTCAACACCGAGGCGGAAGCAATCGCGCTGGCAAACGATAGTGAGTTTGGCCTGGCCTCCTATTTCTTCGCGCGCGATGTCGGGCGCGTGTTCCGCGTCGCCGAGGCGCTCGAATCCGGCATGGTCGGCATCAACACCGGCATACTTTCCAATGAAGTCGCGCCGTTTGGCGGCGTCAAACAATCGGGGCTGGGGCGCGAGGGATCGAAGTACGGCATCGAAGACTATCTTGAGATCAAATACCTCTGCCTGAACGTATGA